The Sorangiineae bacterium MSr11367 genome window below encodes:
- a CDS encoding MbtH family protein → MATNPFEDTEASYYVLVNDEGQHSLWPAFAEVPAGWIKVHGQASRQSCLDYVNTHWTDMRPTTLIAAMSRRSFVPPAETSKPEVAYGIG, encoded by the coding sequence ATGGCAACGAATCCCTTCGAAGACACCGAAGCCTCTTATTACGTCCTCGTGAACGACGAGGGTCAACACTCGCTCTGGCCGGCCTTCGCCGAAGTACCCGCCGGATGGATCAAGGTGCACGGTCAAGCCAGCCGGCAATCGTGCCTCGATTACGTCAACACGCACTGGACCGATATGCGCCCGACGACGCTCATCGCCGCCATGTCTCGCCGCTCCTTCGTTCCGCCGGCCGAGACCAGCAAGCCGGAAGTCGCCTACGGCATCGGCTGA
- a CDS encoding M1 family metallopeptidase, with product MRSRFRSISPFAISAALILLGGTAIAASPGSSGLGDPYYPTDGNGGYDVDHYDLHLTYRPSTGVLSGTTSIKATAVQELSAFNLDFALAVSAVKVNGANATFSRSGNEYTVTPASPLPGSSAFTVEVTYSDTPSSVSGTTWRKTSTVAMAVNEPHIARYWFPSSDHPRDKATYDVSIAVPDDGTTVVSNGVLQGTAIEPGGLKRWNWHSDTPGATYLTFVTIGKIAQTSTTAGGRPFVTGYASDVTGSNLTNAKTSLNRTPEIIDYLSTVFGPYPFEAIGGVVVKGISFALETQTRPVYSASFFSFGTSTSVVAHENAHQWWGDSVSVDTWRNIWLNEGFASYAEWLWSEHTGNGTAQELANSTYNSHSSGSSFWQVVVAEPGAGNEFNSAIYDRGALAVHAVRVAVGDTTFFNILKTWQSERKKSTGTIEQFIALSERLAGRSLKTVFDTWLFKKGRPSSPPGASTVDAFASQADPPSFAEIQRTHALLASGESR from the coding sequence ATGCGCTCTCGTTTTCGAAGCATTTCTCCATTCGCCATCAGCGCAGCGTTGATTCTATTGGGCGGCACCGCCATTGCGGCAAGTCCGGGTTCTTCCGGTTTGGGCGATCCGTACTATCCGACCGACGGCAATGGCGGTTACGACGTCGATCATTACGACCTTCATTTGACCTATCGCCCGAGCACCGGCGTGCTCTCGGGAACGACGTCCATCAAGGCCACGGCGGTGCAAGAGCTCTCGGCCTTCAACCTCGATTTTGCGCTGGCCGTGAGTGCGGTCAAAGTCAATGGCGCGAATGCCACGTTCTCGCGCAGCGGGAACGAATACACGGTGACCCCGGCCTCACCCCTGCCGGGCAGCAGCGCATTCACCGTCGAGGTGACGTATTCCGATACGCCATCCTCGGTTTCCGGCACCACGTGGCGCAAAACCTCCACCGTGGCCATGGCCGTGAACGAGCCGCACATTGCGCGTTACTGGTTCCCCAGCAGCGACCACCCGCGCGACAAAGCCACGTACGACGTTTCGATCGCCGTCCCCGACGATGGCACCACCGTGGTCTCCAACGGTGTGCTTCAAGGCACCGCCATCGAACCGGGCGGCCTCAAACGGTGGAATTGGCATAGCGACACACCCGGTGCCACGTATTTGACCTTCGTCACCATCGGGAAGATTGCGCAGACCTCCACGACGGCCGGCGGGCGCCCCTTCGTGACCGGCTATGCGTCCGACGTTACGGGCTCGAACCTGACCAACGCCAAAACTAGCCTCAATCGGACGCCGGAAATCATCGACTATCTGAGCACCGTCTTCGGCCCCTACCCCTTCGAGGCCATCGGCGGCGTGGTGGTGAAGGGCATCAGCTTTGCGCTGGAAACACAGACGCGCCCGGTCTACAGCGCGAGCTTCTTCTCCTTCGGGACCAGCACCAGCGTGGTCGCCCACGAGAATGCCCATCAGTGGTGGGGCGACAGCGTGTCGGTCGACACCTGGCGCAACATTTGGCTGAACGAGGGATTCGCCTCCTACGCCGAGTGGCTCTGGTCCGAGCACACTGGGAATGGCACGGCGCAGGAGCTCGCGAACTCCACGTACAACTCGCACTCGTCGGGCAGCTCGTTCTGGCAGGTGGTGGTCGCCGAGCCGGGCGCGGGCAACGAGTTCAACTCGGCCATCTACGACCGCGGCGCACTCGCCGTTCACGCGGTTCGCGTGGCCGTGGGCGACACCACGTTCTTCAACATTTTGAAGACGTGGCAATCGGAGCGCAAAAAGAGCACCGGCACCATCGAGCAGTTCATTGCCCTCTCCGAGCGCCTCGCGGGCCGTTCCCTGAAGACCGTGTTCGACACCTGGCTCTTCAAGAAAGGCCGCCCCTCGAGCCCGCCCGGCGCCTCCACCGTCGATGCCTTCGCATCGCAGGCCGATCCACCATCCTTCGCCGAAATCCAACGCACCCACGCGTTGCTCGCCTCGGGCGAATCCCGGTAA